A segment of the Desulfomicrobium macestii genome:
CCTGGACCAGGCGCAGCAGCTTGACCTGCGAGGCCTGGGGGAGGTCGCCGATTTCGTCCAGAAAAAGGGTGCCTGCCTTGGCGTTTTCCACCAGGCCGGGGCGGGCTCTGTCGGCGCCGGTGAAGGCTCCCTTCTTGTGCCCGAACAGGGCGTCGGCAAAGATGTTGTCGTCGAGACCGGCCACGTTGACGGGCACGAATTCGCCCTGCCGTCCGCTCAAATCGTGAATGACCTTGGCCACAAGCTCCTTGCCGACCCCGGATTCGCCGGTGATGAGCACGGGCTGGGTGCTGCGCGCGATGGCCTCGATGTACTGGAAGATGGAGCGCATGGCCTTGGAGCAGGTCACGATGGGCGCAAAGGCCTCGGGGTGCTCCAGGGTGTCCTGCAGGAAGCGGGTGCGCAGACTGCTGTTCTCGCGCTTGAGTTCGCGGATTTCGATGGCGTGCCTGATGCCGGAGACAAGGCTGCTCTTGTCGTTGGTCTTGACGAAAAAGTCGAAGGCGCCGCGTTTGATGCATTGCACCGCCGTCTCCACCTGGCTCATGCCGGTGATGACCAGGATGGGAATGTCCGGATTGGTCGCGGACACGGTGTCGATGAGGTCCTGTCCGGACATGCCGGGCATGGCCAGATCCACGGCCATGACCTCGATTTCGGTCTTGGCCAGGATTTCGGGCACCGTGGTGCTGTCGTTGCAGCAGATGATGTTGTCGATTCCGTGGGATTTGAGGGCCAGGGAAAAGGACCGCAGCCACGTGTCCTCATCATCGACGAGCAGGACGGGATAGGATGGGAATTTCGTCATGTCTGTTTCCTAATCGTATGTGCGTTCGTCAACAAGGGCCGGCGCGCCTTCCGGGATGGTTTCCCCCAGGCCGAGGGTGACCACGACCGGGCGTAGCTTGATCACTTCCTGAAAACCTGCGGCGATGGCGCCGTGGTCCGCCGGGCCATTGGTTTCGATGCGCAGGGTCAGGGTTTCCTTGCCCTCGTCGTTGCTCACCACCACCTGATGACGCAGGACCTGCGGAAAACGGCTCAAGGCCTGCGCGACCTGGGCGGTATAGACGAACTGTCCGCGAACCTTGGCGGTGTCGTCCACCCGTCCCAGAATGCCTTGCAGCTTCGGCGCTGTGCGGCCGCAGGGGCAATCGGCGTCATCGAGGCGCGAAAGGTCTCCGGTGGCCAGGCGGATCAGGGGATAGTCCGGGGTGAACGGCGTGACCACCACCTCGCCGATTTCTCCCGTGGACACAGGGCGGCCCGTGGCCGGATCGCAGATCTCGACGAAACAGCGGTTTGAGAGGTGCATGCCGCCAAGCTCCGGGCACTCGTAGGCGATGCAGCCCACGTCGGCCGTGCCGTAGCCCTGGCGGATGATCATGCCGAACATGTCCTGCACTTCCGTGCGCAGGCTCTCCGGCAGGCGTTCGGCGGCCACAAACGCGACCCGCAGCCCGAAATCCTTTTTCGGGTCGAGCCCCTTGTCCCTGGCCTTTTCGCCCAGGGTCTTGAGAAAACTGGTCATGCCCACGAAGGCCGTCACGGGCAATTCCTGCATGAGCTGCAACTGCACGGAGGAATTTCCCGGTCCGGCCGGGATCACTGCGCAACCCAGGGCGCGCAGGGGTTCTTCGAGCATCAGCCCGGCAGGGGTGAGATGGTAGCTGAAGGTCATCTGCGCCAGATCGCCGGAGCGGAAGCCGGCGGCATGAAAGGCCTCGGTCCAGCCCCAGTAGTCCGGCCCCCGGCCTTCGGGGTCGTAGATGGGACCCGGAGACTGGTAGATGCGCGCCAGAGTTCCCGGGGCGCCGGGCAGAAACCAGGTCAGCCCCTTCTCGCGTTGCAGCCGGGACAGGTCCTTTTTGCGCAGCACGGGGATGGAGGTGAAATCGTCAAGGGAGCGGATTTCGTCCGCCACGACGCCCGCCGATGCGAGCCGTTCACGAAATTCTCCATCAAAGGACAACGCCTTTTTCACCATGGCCTGAATGGAGTTGCGCTGCTTGCCTGCCCTTACGGATCGGGATTCGGTTTCCAGATCGTGATAGTAGCCCTTTGTCCTGTCCATGAACGCTCCGATCAATAGAGGTTTGGAGATGTTTGGAGATGTTTTCAGATGGCCGGGGTCGGCAGGGTGAAGTCACTGCACGGGGAACGGCCCCGAGAGCGACGTCTTCATCCGAGCCAGCGTTTTCTGCGTCTGTAATGCTTGATGTCGCGATAGCTGCGTTTTTCCCCGCCATGTCCGAGGCCAAGATAGAACTCCTGCACATCCGGGTTGCGCAGCAAGTCCTCGCCCTTGCCGTCCATGACGATGCGCCCGTTCTCCATGATATAGCCGTAATCGGCCAGGGACAGGGCCATGCGCGCGTTCTGCTCCACCAGCAGCACGCTCACGCCTTCGGTCTTGTTGATCTTGCCCACTATCTCGAAAATTTCCTCCACCAAGAGCGGCGCCAGGCCCAGGGACGGTTCGTCGAGGAGCAGCAGCTTGGGACTGGCCATGACCGCCCGCCCGATGGCCAGCATCTGCTGCTCGCCGCCGGACATGTAGCCCGCCAGCTGATGGCGGCGTTCTTTGAGTCTTGGGAAATACGCGTACACTTTTTCGGAGTTGTGCGCAAAAAGGCGCGCGGGTTGCGTGTACCCTCCGCAGCGCAGATTTTCCTCCACGGTCAGGTCCTCGAAGATGCGCCGACCTTCCATGACCTGAAAAACTCCGGCCCGGACCAGTTTTTCCGGCACAAGGCGGACAGTCTCCGTGCCGTCGTACATGATGGACCCGGAGGTGACCTTGCCGTTTTCTCCGGCCAGCAAACCGGAAATGGCCTTGAGCGTCGTGGACTTGCCGGCCCCGTTGGCGCCCAGGAGGGTGGTGATGCTGCCCGTGGTCACGTCCAGGGACAGGCCTTTTAAGACCAGGACCACATCGTTGTAGACCACTTCCAGGTTCATCACTTGGAGGATGTTCATGCTTTGTTCTCAAGAAGTTGCTGTTGATTGAAAAGAACCGTCCGCGTGATTGTGGAGGCGGGACCGGTTTGGCGCTTCGCCTCCACAATTTACGCCTAATGGCCGAGCCATTCCTTCTTGCGTTCCAGGGTTTCGGTCTTGACGAATTCGAGCTTGCCGTCCTTGAAGGCGGTGATGTTCACCGAGAGGTTCGGACGGTGGTCGTCGGCGAAGTAGCTGATGGCCGGGGCCAGTCCCTCGGGGTCGAAATCGCGCATGGTTTCGAGTGCGTCCTTGATGCTTTCTCCCGTCACCTCGCCCTTGGCCTTGGCCATTTTCATGCCTTCGCACATGACCATGGCGGAAACGAATCCGCGTACGTAGTGGGTCATCTGCGGCTCATCCTTGGTCAGTTCGCGGATCAGGGCCATGCCCGGCACGTCCTGCCCGTAAATGACTCCGCCCTGCAGGCCGAAGTGGCCGTTGGCCGCTTCGCCGCCAAGCTTGAAGATGTTCTCGTCGCTGCTCCAGATGTTGGTCAGGAAGGTGCAGGTCATGCCGAGCTTCTGGGCGTCCTTCATGATCACGGCCGTGGAAGGGGTGGTCCCGCCGGTCCAGACGAAGTCGGGTCCGACCTTCTTGAGGCTCAAAAGCTGCGGGGTCGCGTCGATGGCTTTCAGGTCCACGTTTTCCTGGCCCACGATCTCAAAACCCAGTTCGGCGGCATATTCCTTCATGGCCGGAATGGGCACCGATCCGTAGGGATTGTCCGGGAAGACGAAGGCCAGCTTGGGGGCGCGCTCTTCCTTCCAGGTCTCGCGCAGATATTTGAGTCCGGCCCGGCCCTGGGTGGAGTAATCCGGCGCGGCGGTGAAATTGTAGGGTGCCTTGGCCGGGTCCATCAGGTGCGCGGAGTAGGAAGCCGAGAAGACCGGGATCTTGTCCTTGGCCACGAACTTGACCAGGGCTTCGGTGTCGCCCGTGCCCCAGCCCTGCATGGCCACGATGCCGCTGGAGGTGAAACGCTTGTAGGCGGCCAGGGCCTGCTGCACGTTGTAGGCGTAGTCGACCTGGATGAGTTCCACGGGTTCGCCGTCTATGCCGCCGTTGTCGTTCAGCCATCCTACATAGGCCTTGATGCCGTCGGCGTAGGGGCCGCCCACGCTGGACGTGGGGCCGGTGAGGTCGGACAGGAGGCCCACCTTGTAGGCGGCCGATGCCGTGCTGATGCTGGCGATGAGGGCCAGGATGGTCAGGGCAAGAAGTTTTTTCATGGTGTCTCCGGATGCGGCAAAAGGTTTCCCCGGCGCGAGAGGGCCGGGCCGTTAGTATGCAAAGGGGTAGAGTTTCCAGTAGGCCTTGGTCAGCCTCCATTTACGGGCCAGTCCTTCGGGCTCGAAGATGAGGAAGAGCACCAGCATGAGCCCGAAGACCCCTTCCTTCATGGGCACGATGATGGCGCTCAGGTCCGGGGCGATGCCCCCCAGGGACGTGGTCAGCAGATTGAGCATCTCCGGCAGCAGGGTGATGAAGATGGCCCCGAAGATGGAGCCCAGGACAGACCCCATTCCACCGATGATGATCATGGCCAGATAGCTGATGGACAGCCCCATGGAGAACTGCTCCGGGGTGATGTACATGGTGTAGTGGGCCCAGAGGCCACCTGCGATGCCGGCCAGGAACGAGCTCAGACCAAAGGCTTGCAGCTTGAAGGCGAAAAGGTTCACGCCCACGTTCTCGGCGGACTGGTGGTAGTCGCGGATGGCCACGAAGGCCCGCCCGGGGCGGGTGCGGATCACGTTGGTCACGACCAGGACGCACAGCACGGTGACCAGCAGGATGAGGTAGAAGATCTTGGAATCGGTGTCGAAGGAATAGCCCATGATTTCGGGCGCATCGACGGGCAGGCCGTTGGCCCCGCCGGTGATGCTTCCGGCATGTAGGAAGACGTATTCCAGGATGAGCTGCGCGGCCAGGGTGGAGATGGCCAGATAGATTCCCTTGAGGCGCAGCGACGGGATGCCGAAGATCATGCCCACCATGGCCGCCACCGCGCCCCCGCCGAGCAGGGCCAGGAAAAAGGGCACTCCCATGTTGGACAGCACCGCCGCGCCGTAGGCCCCGACCCCGACGAAAGCCCCGTGCCCCAGCGACATCTGGCCGCAGACGCCGGTCAAAAGGTTCAGGGACACCGCCCCGATGACCGCGATGAGGATCAGGTTCAGGATGGACATGACGTAGGAGTCCAGAAACTGGGGGCACACCAGCAGGACCGCGAAGAAAAGGGCCAGACAGATTTTCTGGAATTTGGAGGGGAAGAGGCCGTCCTCGCGGGCGTAGGTGGTGTAGAAGAGTCCGCATTTTTGCATGCTCATACCCGTTCAATCTCCTTGGTTCCGAAAAGCCCGTAAGGCTTGATCATGAGAATGATGACCAGGATCACAAAGGAGGCAACCTCCTTGAATCCGCCCAGTCCGAAGAGGTCCTTGGCCGCGCCCTCGCAGATGTTTTCCAGCACCCCGATGATCAGGCCGCCGAGCGCCGCGCCGAGCAGGCTGTCCAGCCCGCCAAGGATCACGGCGGGAAAGACTTTCAGCCCCAGCTGGCCGAGCTGGGCGTTTATGCCGTTGATGTTGCCGAGGATGATGCCGCCGATGCTCGAAACCACGGCCGCGATGCACCAGGACAGGGCGAAGATGGACTTGATGCCGATGCCCATGGACTGGGCGGCCTGCTGGTCGAAGGCCGTGGCGCGCATGGCGATGCCCAGGGACGAGTACTTGAAGAACAGGCTGAAGACCCCGAAGAGCAGCACCGAGAGCCCGAAGGCCGCGACATACACCGGCGCGATGGGCAGGCCCAGAAGCATGTAGGGTTCCTGGGGCAGGATGGCCGGGAAGACCTGGATCTGGGTGCCCCAGACCATCTGCACGAAAGATTTGAGCATGGACGAGAGTCCGATGGTGACCATGATGACGGAGATGATGGGCTCGC
Coding sequences within it:
- a CDS encoding branched-chain amino acid ABC transporter permease, whose amino-acid sequence is MEYYLQLIINGLVVGSIYSLVALGFVIIFKATKVVNFAQGELVMVGAYICFALTVQFQLPFLVSFLLTLVFSIALAILVERLILRPLIGEPIISVIMVTIGLSSMLKSFVQMVWGTQIQVFPAILPQEPYMLLGLPIAPVYVAAFGLSVLLFGVFSLFFKYSSLGIAMRATAFDQQAAQSMGIGIKSIFALSWCIAAVVSSIGGIILGNINGINAQLGQLGLKVFPAVILGGLDSLLGAALGGLIIGVLENICEGAAKDLFGLGGFKEVASFVILVIILMIKPYGLFGTKEIERV
- a CDS encoding sigma-54-dependent transcriptional regulator — translated: MTKFPSYPVLLVDDEDTWLRSFSLALKSHGIDNIICCNDSTTVPEILAKTEIEVMAVDLAMPGMSGQDLIDTVSATNPDIPILVITGMSQVETAVQCIKRGAFDFFVKTNDKSSLVSGIRHAIEIRELKRENSSLRTRFLQDTLEHPEAFAPIVTCSKAMRSIFQYIEAIARSTQPVLITGESGVGKELVAKVIHDLSGRQGEFVPVNVAGLDDNIFADALFGHKKGAFTGADRARPGLVENAKAGTLFLDEIGDLPQASQVKLLRLVQEREYLPIGSDVTRKTDARIIAATNVDPGVMAEAKRFRSDLYYRLRAHHVHLPPLRERREDLPLLIDHFMRQGCQQRKRPAVPVELLNLLASYDFPGNIRELRFLILDALSCSGDDELDLDRIKAHVRKNPAASRKVQPGEGTRLQFGPELPTLKHVCAELVHEAMRRTGNNQALAASMLGVSRQALNKRLNKLRQMEDPEE
- a CDS encoding phenylacetate--CoA ligase family protein, translated to MDRTKGYYHDLETESRSVRAGKQRNSIQAMVKKALSFDGEFRERLASAGVVADEIRSLDDFTSIPVLRKKDLSRLQREKGLTWFLPGAPGTLARIYQSPGPIYDPEGRGPDYWGWTEAFHAAGFRSGDLAQMTFSYHLTPAGLMLEEPLRALGCAVIPAGPGNSSVQLQLMQELPVTAFVGMTSFLKTLGEKARDKGLDPKKDFGLRVAFVAAERLPESLRTEVQDMFGMIIRQGYGTADVGCIAYECPELGGMHLSNRCFVEICDPATGRPVSTGEIGEVVVTPFTPDYPLIRLATGDLSRLDDADCPCGRTAPKLQGILGRVDDTAKVRGQFVYTAQVAQALSRFPQVLRHQVVVSNDEGKETLTLRIETNGPADHGAIAAGFQEVIKLRPVVVTLGLGETIPEGAPALVDERTYD
- a CDS encoding branched-chain amino acid ABC transporter permease, which codes for MSMQKCGLFYTTYAREDGLFPSKFQKICLALFFAVLLVCPQFLDSYVMSILNLILIAVIGAVSLNLLTGVCGQMSLGHGAFVGVGAYGAAVLSNMGVPFFLALLGGGAVAAMVGMIFGIPSLRLKGIYLAISTLAAQLILEYVFLHAGSITGGANGLPVDAPEIMGYSFDTDSKIFYLILLVTVLCVLVVTNVIRTRPGRAFVAIRDYHQSAENVGVNLFAFKLQAFGLSSFLAGIAGGLWAHYTMYITPEQFSMGLSISYLAMIIIGGMGSVLGSIFGAIFITLLPEMLNLLTTSLGGIAPDLSAIIVPMKEGVFGLMLVLFLIFEPEGLARKWRLTKAYWKLYPFAY
- a CDS encoding ABC transporter ATP-binding protein, with translation MNILQVMNLEVVYNDVVLVLKGLSLDVTTGSITTLLGANGAGKSTTLKAISGLLAGENGKVTSGSIMYDGTETVRLVPEKLVRAGVFQVMEGRRIFEDLTVEENLRCGGYTQPARLFAHNSEKVYAYFPRLKERRHQLAGYMSGGEQQMLAIGRAVMASPKLLLLDEPSLGLAPLLVEEIFEIVGKINKTEGVSVLLVEQNARMALSLADYGYIMENGRIVMDGKGEDLLRNPDVQEFYLGLGHGGEKRSYRDIKHYRRRKRWLG
- a CDS encoding ABC transporter substrate-binding protein; its protein translation is MKKLLALTILALIASISTASAAYKVGLLSDLTGPTSSVGGPYADGIKAYVGWLNDNGGIDGEPVELIQVDYAYNVQQALAAYKRFTSSGIVAMQGWGTGDTEALVKFVAKDKIPVFSASYSAHLMDPAKAPYNFTAAPDYSTQGRAGLKYLRETWKEERAPKLAFVFPDNPYGSVPIPAMKEYAAELGFEIVGQENVDLKAIDATPQLLSLKKVGPDFVWTGGTTPSTAVIMKDAQKLGMTCTFLTNIWSSDENIFKLGGEAANGHFGLQGGVIYGQDVPGMALIRELTKDEPQMTHYVRGFVSAMVMCEGMKMAKAKGEVTGESIKDALETMRDFDPEGLAPAISYFADDHRPNLSVNITAFKDGKLEFVKTETLERKKEWLGH